One Syntrophales bacterium genomic window, GACTATGATGAGCGATGGAATAAAAGATCGCAAAATGGAGGAGAAGGTAGAAGCCTTAGATATAGCCGAAATCATCTGGGATGCCATGGATATGGAATGAAAAGTTTCCTCTCCCCTATTCGTAGAACAGGCGAAAAACAGTCTATCGTAGGACAGGCGTCTCGCCTGTCAGAATTTGGCGGACAAAGATTTAATAGACAGGCGAGACGCCTGTCCTACGAATATGATAAGGTCCTATGGTTGACCAGGAGAGGGGGATCACCTTTACACACGGAGAGGAGAAAAGATATGGCTGAAGAAAGCAGGTATCAGGATAAACCGTGGTTGAATTTTTACGAAGAGGGCGTGCCGGAGTGCATCGAGTACGAGGAGATCTGTCTGCCCGAAATATTGGACAGAATAGCCGAACAGTTCCCCAAGCATATCGCTCTCATCTTTCAGGGTTATAAGATCACCTTCAAAGAACTGAAAGAGATGGTTGACCGCTTTGCAACTTGCCTTGCCGGCTTCGGTATCAGAGAGGGGGATGCCGTTTCAATTTTACTTCCCAATGTCATTCCCTGTGTTGTGGCATATTTCGCTGTACTGAGACTTGGGGCCATAACGGTTCTGAACAACCCCCTATATACCGATCGGGAACTAAAATATCAGTTCACCGATTCCGGTTCTAAAGTCTTGATCACCATTGATCTTCTCGCAAACAGGATGATAGACCTGCGGCCCGAAACGGCAATCAAGGAGATTATCTACACCTCAATTGGGGATTATCTCCCCTTTCCCAAGAATCTGCTCTTCCCATTGGTAGCTAAAAAGAAGAAGCTTTCCGCAGATGTAAAACCAGCGGCCGATGTGTATAGATGGAAGAATTGCATCGCTAAATCCTCTCCGAATCCACCCGAGGTGGAAATCGGTTTTGACGACGTGGCAATGTATCAGTATACCGGCGGAACCACGGGAATCTCAAAGGGCGTCATGCTCACCCACGCAAATCTAAGCAAGCAGGTTCAGCAGATTGAGGCATGGCTTCCCACGTTTAATAAGGGAGAGGAAGTAATGTTGGGAGCGCTCCCCTTTTTCCATGTTTTTGGCCTTTCTGTCTCCATGAACTTCTCAATACATATGGGCTGGACAAATATCCTGGTGCCGAGACCACAACCGGATCATCTTCTTGAAGCGATACAAAAATTCAGGCCGACATTTGCACCACTCGTTCCCACCATGTTTGTCGGTATGCTGAACCACCCTGATATCAAGAAGGCAGATATGACCTCTATCAAGGGCTCCTTCTCCGGAAGTGCACCGCTGCCTGTTGAAGTTCTCCATGATTTTGAAGAAGCAACGGGCGCTGTGATTATCGAAGGGTATGGATTGACGGAAACCGCTCCTGTGACGCATGTCAATCCCTTTGCCGGCGGTGAGCGCAAGGTTGGAAGCATCGGCCCCCCCATACCCGACACCGAATGCCGCATCGTTGATCTGAAGAACGGTACATCTGATGTTCCCGTAGGGGAACGTGGAGAACTCATTATCAAAGGC contains:
- a CDS encoding long-chain fatty acid--CoA ligase, with amino-acid sequence MKSFLSPIRRTGEKQSIVGQASRLSEFGGQRFNRQARRLSYEYDKVLWLTRRGGSPLHTERRKDMAEESRYQDKPWLNFYEEGVPECIEYEEICLPEILDRIAEQFPKHIALIFQGYKITFKELKEMVDRFATCLAGFGIREGDAVSILLPNVIPCVVAYFAVLRLGAITVLNNPLYTDRELKYQFTDSGSKVLITIDLLANRMIDLRPETAIKEIIYTSIGDYLPFPKNLLFPLVAKKKKLSADVKPAADVYRWKNCIAKSSPNPPEVEIGFDDVAMYQYTGGTTGISKGVMLTHANLSKQVQQIEAWLPTFNKGEEVMLGALPFFHVFGLSVSMNFSIHMGWTNILVPRPQPDHLLEAIQKFRPTFAPLVPTMFVGMLNHPDIKKADMTSIKGSFSGSAPLPVEVLHDFEEATGAVIIEGYGLTETAPVTHVNPFAGGERKVGSIGPPIPDTECRIVDLKNGTSDVPVGERGELIIKGPQVMKGYWNMPDETANTLRDGWCYTGDIATMDEDGYFYIVDRKKDIIITGGYNIYPREIDEVFYEHPGVEEACAIGIPDLKRGENVKVFVVLKDGKTASGEELMEFCKDKLAKYKWPVEIEFRKDLPKSNVGKILRKELREEELGKMKISK